One region of Triticum aestivum cultivar Chinese Spring chromosome 6B, IWGSC CS RefSeq v2.1, whole genome shotgun sequence genomic DNA includes:
- the LOC543156 gene encoding polyphenol oxidase I, chloroplastic: protein MASSSFIVLPSTAAASACLPPRKPVAGAGKQGRSRLLCKCEATSRGAGTGDDDDLVLRRLDRRDVLLGLTGVGATGAINLGGLALATDDAVLATCVTVPVTDKVIRCVSADGFQCPGVYRPEDVVDFSALPPPNGPLRVRRPAHLVAADAEYVRKYEAGVRMMRDLDASGDPRSFKSQAAIHEAYCNFHYKVTAAASRTPEIDFDVHFSSIFAPWHRMYIYFFERIIGELIGDSTFALPYWNWDAPDGMMLPPIFNNASSPLYDANRDQAHVTAVMDLNKGPGAENDLPLCTDDACVKENNLSVIYRQMAVDTALQFHGNKFCAGGTPGSPGSLENAAHTAVHIWVGGDMGVLGTAGRDPVFYSHHANVDRMWHLWTTALGNDDFLGTGTGGDDWRDTSFVFYDEKRRPVRISVRDVLDAGRLGYTYEEKETLEWLDKRPKPATGIDRSAAQPGVPAALSFPVALKKGRKEYVTVERPEEAWASGGSSKKAPEVLVVDVTIDPCEYAKFDVLVNVPKGQEARVGPQDTEFAGSFENLPHGGGDGGGRGMGRLKLTYRFALRELVEDLGCGQDRRLDVTLVPRAGEMVVVDAVRVELCN, encoded by the coding sequence ATGGCGAGCTCTAGCTTCATCGTCTTGCCCTCCACGGCGGCCGCCTCTGCATGCCTTCCTCCGAGAAAGCCCGTGGCCGGGGCCGGCAAACAGGGCCGCAGCCGCCTGTTATGCAAGTGCGAAGCCACGTCACGTGGTGCCGGCACCGGCGATGACGACGACCTGGTGCTTCGCCGCCTCGACCGCCGGGACGTGCTCCTCGGCCTCACCGGGGTCGGAGCTACGGGCGCCATCAACCTCGGAGGCCTCGCGCTGGCCACGGACGACGCCGTCCTGGCCACGTGCGTCACCGTGCCCGTCACGGACAAGGTCATCAGGTGCGTCTCGGCCGACGGCTTCCAGTGCCCCGGCGTGTACCGCCCCGAGGACGTCGTCGACTTCAGCGCGCTGCCGCCACCGAATGGCCCCTTGCGCGTGCGTCGGCCGGCCCACCTCGTCGCCGCGGACGCAGAGTACGTGAGGAAGTACGAGGCCGGCGTCCGCATGATGAGAGATCTGGACGCCTCCGGCGACCCGCGCAGCTTCAAGAGCCAGGCCGCCATCCACGAGGCCTACTGCAACTTCCACTACAAGGTCACCGCGGCGGCCTCGAGAACGCCGGAGATCGACTTCGACGTGCACTTCTCGTCCATCTTCGCGCCGTGGCACCGGATGTACATCTACTTCTTCGAGCGGATCATCGGCGAGCTCATCGGCGACAGCACCTTCGCGCTGCCGTACTGGAACTGGGACGCGCCGGATGGGATGATGCTGCCGCCGATATTCAACAACGCGTCCTCGCCGCTGTACGACGCCAACCGCGACCAGGCGCACGTCACGGCCGTCATGGACCTCAACAAGGGTCCAGGCGCGGAGAACGATCTTCCTCTCTGCACGGACGACGCCTGCGTGAAAGAGAACAACCTCTCCGTCATCTACCGCCAGATGGCCGTCGACACGGCCCTGCAGTTCCACGGGAACAAGTTCTGCGCCGGCGGCACGCCCGGCTCCCCCGGCTCGCTCGAGAATGCCGCGCACACCGCCGTGCACATCTGGGTGGGCGGGGACATGGGGGTGCTCGGCACGGCCGGCCGCGACCCCGTCTTCTACTCGCACCACGCCAACGTCGACCGCATGTGGCACCTCTGGACCACCGCGCTCGGCAACGACGACTTTCTCGGCACCGGTACCGGCGGCGACGACTGGCGCGACACCAGCTTCGTCTTCTACGACGAGAAGCGGCGGCCTGTGCGCATCAGCGTCCGCGACGTCCTCGACGCTGGCAGGCTCGGGTACACGTACGAGGAGAAGGAGACACTCGAGTGGCTGGACAAGCGGCCAAAGCCGGCGACCGGCATAGACAGATCGGCGGCACAGCCAGGCGTTCCTGCCGCCCTCTCCTTCCCCGTGGCTCTGAAGAAGGGCCGGAAGGAGTACGTGACGGTGGAGAGGCCGGAGGAGGCCTGggccagcggcggcagcagcaagaAGGCGCCGGAGGTGCTGGTGGTGGACGTCACCATCGACCCCTGCGAGTACGCCAAGTTCGACGTGCTCGTCAACGTGCCCAAGGGCCAGGAGGCGCGAGTGGGGCCGCAGGACACCGAGTTCGCGGGGAGCTTCGAGAACCTGCcgcacggcggcggcgacggcggcggccggggcaTGGGCAGGCTGAAGCTGACGTACCGGTTCGCGCTGCGGGAGCTGGTTGAGGACCTCGGGTGCGGGCAGGACCGGCGGCTGGACGTCACGCTCGTCCCGCGAGCCGGTGAGATGGTCGTCGTAGACGCCGTCCGCGTTGAGCTTTGTAACTGA